The following are encoded together in the Nocardioides sp. Arc9.136 genome:
- a CDS encoding DUF1707 domain-containing protein — protein sequence MNEHLRIGDAERDRAAADLAEHYAEGRLTAEEHAERLDRVWAARTRADLGPVFRDLPAAPPARSVRSVSGRGAARRSGPSPAVLAVAGGLVVLTVLTHLPLVLLALVLFVVVRRHRRGAWLPSGT from the coding sequence ATGAACGAGCACCTGCGCATCGGCGACGCCGAGCGCGACCGGGCGGCGGCCGACCTCGCAGAGCACTATGCCGAGGGCCGGCTGACCGCCGAGGAGCACGCGGAGCGCCTCGACCGGGTCTGGGCCGCCCGCACGCGGGCGGACCTGGGTCCCGTGTTCCGCGACCTGCCGGCCGCCCCTCCGGCCCGGTCCGTCCGGTCCGTGTCGGGCCGGGGGGCGGCCCGTCGGTCGGGGCCCTCGCCGGCGGTGCTCGCGGTCGCCGGGGGGCTGGTCGTGCTGACCGTGCTCACCCACCTGCCCCTGGTGCTGCTGGCGCTCGTGCTCTTCGTCGTGGTGCGCAGACACCGGCGAGGCGCGTGGTTACCCTCCGGTACGTGA
- a CDS encoding alpha/beta fold hydrolase, with protein sequence MTTYVLVHGANYGGDSWRFVTPHLDGPCVVVDLPGRGRRPARLAEVTFEDFVSAAAEDVRAADVTDAVLVAHSAGGLTAAHLLNRVPERFRACVLVASTIPPHGEAIADNIDPGIREAVLAGSGDGTYVLDEETARAALCHDLDDERTRLALADMQADTTALLSEPSDLTGLQRLGAVTYVRTTLDRTLPVEHQDRAIAAIGDCRVVDLEAGHLAMYSRPEDLAALVVTAGR encoded by the coding sequence ATGACCACCTACGTACTCGTCCACGGCGCCAACTACGGCGGCGACAGCTGGCGGTTCGTCACGCCCCACCTCGACGGTCCGTGCGTGGTCGTGGACCTCCCGGGACGAGGCCGTCGCCCGGCCCGCCTCGCCGAGGTCACCTTCGAGGACTTCGTCTCCGCCGCCGCCGAGGACGTGCGGGCGGCCGACGTCACCGACGCGGTCCTGGTCGCCCACTCCGCGGGCGGGCTCACCGCCGCGCACCTGCTCAACCGGGTGCCCGAGCGGTTCCGGGCGTGCGTGCTGGTGGCCTCCACCATCCCGCCGCACGGGGAGGCGATCGCCGACAACATCGACCCGGGGATCCGGGAGGCGGTGCTCGCCGGTTCCGGCGACGGCACCTACGTCCTGGACGAGGAGACCGCCCGGGCCGCCCTGTGCCACGACCTCGACGACGAGCGGACACGGCTGGCGCTCGCCGACATGCAGGCCGACACCACGGCGCTGCTCTCCGAGCCGAGCGACCTCACCGGGCTCCAGCGGCTGGGAGCGGTGACCTACGTCCGGACGACGCTGGACCGGACCCTGCCAGTGGAACACCAGGACCGTGCGATCGCCGCGATCGGCGACTGCCGGGTGGTGGACCTCGAGGCGGGCCACCTCGCGATGTACTCCCGGCCCGAGGACCTGGCTGCGCTCGTCGTCACCGCCGGGCGCTGA
- a CDS encoding nuclear transport factor 2 family protein: MPDTSTLVRYYAAVDAGDLDAAMALVAPDVRFAIHLPGRAVRGEARQGLVDYLSGRGDVVRRHVPRRSSVADDVEFVYGAVVEDGSTTTGHFLAAVRLDEQGLIARYQVSFDPELGLLP; the protein is encoded by the coding sequence ATGCCCGACACCTCGACCCTTGTCCGGTACTACGCGGCCGTCGACGCCGGCGACCTCGACGCGGCCATGGCACTGGTGGCGCCCGACGTCCGGTTCGCGATCCACCTTCCCGGCCGCGCGGTCCGCGGCGAGGCCCGCCAGGGCCTCGTCGACTACCTGTCCGGCCGCGGGGACGTCGTCCGGCGCCACGTGCCCCGGCGCTCGTCCGTCGCGGACGACGTGGAGTTCGTCTACGGCGCGGTGGTTGAGGACGGGTCGACCACCACCGGGCACTTCCTGGCGGCGGTCCGGCTCGACGAGCAGGGCCTGATCGCGCGCTACCAGGTGTCCTTCGACCCCGAGCTGGGCCTGCTCCCGTGA
- a CDS encoding acyl-CoA dehydrogenase family protein — protein sequence MAPVAEHDELREVVRQVLAKHAGHEQVRSAAATERGWSEELWQLLNAELEVAGMAVPEERGGSGYGVRELAVLLEEAGGALLPEPLLASAVLGAQALAAADSADEHRPLLDALVAGRSVATVAPLRGPVALRAERDGEAWLVSGVLPRVLQAGAADHLVCRAASERGEVLVVTGLAAARVEQLTVVDPTRRQARVSLERSPAALVVGTARHDEVVERLALLADVAVAAEHAGIVAHLLEATCAYVVQREQFGRPIGSFQAVKHRLADLLVDLERSRSAVRYAAAAMDADPVSAALPVAVAAAVCADAAVRTAHEAVQLHGGIGFTWEHFAHDYLRRVLGDEGLFGASRAQRATVAELIGV from the coding sequence ATGGCCCCCGTCGCAGAGCACGACGAGCTCCGCGAGGTCGTGCGCCAGGTGCTCGCCAAGCACGCCGGTCACGAGCAGGTGCGGAGTGCTGCCGCCACCGAGCGAGGCTGGTCCGAGGAGCTCTGGCAGCTCCTCAACGCCGAGCTCGAGGTGGCCGGCATGGCCGTCCCCGAGGAGCGCGGTGGCTCGGGGTACGGCGTGCGCGAGCTCGCCGTGCTCCTGGAGGAGGCAGGAGGGGCGCTCCTGCCCGAGCCGCTCCTCGCCTCGGCGGTGCTGGGTGCCCAGGCGCTCGCCGCCGCCGACAGTGCCGACGAGCACCGTCCGCTGCTCGACGCGCTCGTGGCCGGGCGGTCCGTGGCCACGGTGGCCCCGCTGCGGGGACCGGTCGCGCTCCGGGCCGAGCGGGACGGGGAGGCCTGGCTGGTCTCCGGCGTGCTCCCCCGCGTCCTGCAGGCCGGTGCGGCCGACCACCTCGTCTGCCGCGCTGCCTCCGAGCGGGGCGAGGTGCTGGTGGTGACCGGCCTGGCCGCCGCGCGGGTCGAGCAGCTCACGGTCGTCGACCCGACCCGGCGCCAGGCCCGGGTGTCGCTCGAGCGGTCACCCGCCGCGCTCGTGGTGGGGACCGCGCGCCACGACGAGGTCGTCGAGCGGCTGGCGCTGCTCGCCGACGTCGCCGTCGCGGCCGAGCACGCCGGCATCGTCGCCCACCTGCTGGAGGCCACCTGTGCCTACGTCGTGCAGCGCGAGCAGTTCGGCCGGCCGATCGGCTCCTTCCAGGCGGTCAAGCACCGCCTGGCCGACCTCCTCGTGGACCTCGAGCGCTCCCGCTCGGCCGTCCGGTACGCCGCGGCCGCCATGGACGCCGACCCGGTCTCGGCCGCGCTCCCGGTGGCCGTGGCGGCGGCGGTCTGCGCCGACGCTGCCGTCCGGACGGCGCACGAGGCCGTGCAGCTCCACGGCGGGATCGGCTTCACCTGGGAGCACTTCGCCCACGACTACCTGCGCCGGGTGCTCGGCGACGAGGGGCTCTTCGGTGCCTCCCGCGCGCAGCGCGCGACCGTGGCGGAGCTCATCGGCGTCTGA
- a CDS encoding PadR family transcriptional regulator — MKHHHHPQRGGPGPWGAWSDLGGGHRGGGRRGGPPPWLAGLFGSPGAGDGRRGPRARRGDVRAAILDVLATAGETEQLNGYQVIQAITDRTEGAWRPSPGSVYPTVQQLEDEGLVETDADRGRRALRLTEAGRAYVAEHPEELAAVWSPFEASTREDARGGVDVRPEIGQVMSAVWQIVTTGSEGQRRAAVDVLVDTRRRLYGILADGDPAEDPADDQAGDRPDDRPATDA, encoded by the coding sequence ATGAAGCACCACCACCACCCCCAGCGCGGCGGCCCCGGACCCTGGGGCGCCTGGTCCGACCTGGGCGGCGGGCACCGCGGCGGCGGCCGTCGCGGCGGACCGCCGCCGTGGCTCGCCGGCCTCTTCGGCAGCCCGGGCGCCGGCGACGGCCGTCGCGGACCCCGCGCCCGCCGCGGCGACGTCCGTGCGGCCATCCTGGACGTGCTGGCCACGGCCGGCGAGACCGAGCAGCTCAACGGCTACCAGGTCATCCAGGCGATCACCGACCGCACGGAGGGCGCCTGGCGGCCCAGCCCCGGCTCGGTGTACCCGACCGTGCAGCAGCTCGAGGACGAGGGCCTGGTCGAGACCGACGCCGACCGCGGTCGCCGCGCGCTGCGCCTCACCGAGGCCGGCCGGGCGTACGTCGCCGAGCACCCCGAGGAGCTCGCCGCGGTCTGGTCGCCCTTCGAGGCGTCGACCCGCGAGGACGCCCGCGGCGGCGTCGACGTCCGTCCCGAGATCGGGCAGGTCATGAGCGCGGTCTGGCAGATCGTCACCACCGGCAGCGAGGGCCAGCGCCGCGCGGCCGTCGACGTCCTCGTCGACACCCGTCGCCGGCTGTACGGCATCCTCGCCGACGGCGACCCGGCCGAGGACCCGGCCGACGACCAGGCCGGGGACCGGCCGGACGACCGGCCCGCCACGGACGCATGA
- a CDS encoding MFS transporter, with product MDAVPQPPADAPAGPLAALRVPVFRLLVGVQLVNAVAVWVHVVSVQWMLTERGESATVVSLAPAAMAVPFLALALPVGVVVGFASRERLMAAAALASGVSAAAAAALAALDVDGAVPALLTVVVVGVALVVVGVAWQSLLPETVGRPLVSSAAVVDGAVFNLARALGPLLAGVGLGLRGPVVTFSVVAALFACCAGVLALVELRRPGRRAPRRPVLPAIRAALRFTRHSPWTTRLLLRMTMFGLPAAALWALVSIVVHDRLGLGSGSFGVMMALLGVGAVAATLLLGGLRRRLSVRAFAAVGSAAYALTLLAMGLATTAAVVAPFLVLGGVAWVGVQSTWMMLAHQALPDWVRPRVIALVLFLFQGTQAVGALLWGVAADLLGTSTALVLAAALMTASLGVLLSSGLGSSAGIEPVLADPDASVAALVADAGEGELVVRYEYVVAPARLPGFEAALADLRLSRLRLGGWSWRARVVDASADGLRWVETYRVAGREELLEQETVRLTVPEQRLRHAVRREAVRVAGPHVLLPTDPTADPADPADPTDPT from the coding sequence GTGGACGCAGTCCCACAGCCCCCGGCGGACGCGCCCGCCGGGCCGCTGGCCGCGCTGCGCGTCCCGGTCTTCCGGTTGCTGGTCGGGGTGCAGCTGGTGAACGCCGTCGCGGTCTGGGTGCACGTGGTCTCCGTGCAGTGGATGCTCACCGAGCGTGGCGAGTCGGCCACGGTCGTGTCGCTGGCCCCGGCCGCGATGGCGGTGCCGTTCCTCGCCCTGGCGCTCCCCGTCGGCGTGGTCGTCGGGTTCGCGTCCCGCGAGCGGCTGATGGCCGCGGCCGCCCTGGCCTCGGGTGTCTCGGCGGCGGCGGCGGCCGCCCTGGCGGCCCTCGACGTCGACGGGGCGGTGCCGGCGCTACTCACGGTCGTCGTCGTCGGCGTCGCGCTCGTCGTCGTCGGCGTCGCGTGGCAGTCGTTGCTGCCGGAGACCGTCGGACGGCCGCTGGTGTCCTCGGCGGCCGTGGTCGACGGCGCGGTGTTCAACCTCGCGCGGGCGCTGGGTCCGTTGCTCGCCGGCGTGGGGCTGGGCCTGCGGGGCCCGGTGGTCACCTTCAGCGTGGTCGCCGCGCTGTTCGCCTGCTGTGCGGGCGTGCTCGCCCTCGTCGAGCTCCGCCGACCCGGACGGCGGGCGCCCCGCCGTCCGGTCCTGCCCGCCATCCGGGCCGCCCTGCGCTTCACGCGCCACTCGCCCTGGACCACCCGCCTGCTGCTGCGGATGACGATGTTCGGGCTGCCCGCCGCGGCGCTGTGGGCCCTGGTGTCGATCGTCGTCCACGACCGGCTCGGGCTCGGGTCAGGCAGCTTCGGCGTGATGATGGCGCTGCTCGGCGTCGGCGCGGTCGCGGCCACGCTCCTCCTCGGCGGGTTGCGCCGCCGGTTGAGCGTGCGAGCCTTCGCGGCGGTCGGCTCCGCGGCGTACGCGCTCACGCTCCTGGCGATGGGCTTGGCCACCACCGCCGCGGTGGTCGCGCCCTTCCTCGTGCTCGGCGGCGTCGCCTGGGTCGGGGTGCAGAGCACCTGGATGATGCTGGCCCACCAGGCGCTGCCGGACTGGGTGCGGCCGCGGGTCATCGCGCTGGTGCTCTTCCTCTTCCAGGGCACCCAGGCCGTGGGTGCCCTGCTCTGGGGCGTCGCGGCCGACCTGCTCGGCACCTCGACGGCGTTGGTGCTGGCTGCCGCGCTGATGACCGCGTCGCTGGGCGTGCTGCTCTCCTCAGGCCTGGGGTCCAGTGCGGGCATCGAGCCGGTCCTCGCCGACCCCGACGCGTCCGTCGCCGCCCTGGTCGCCGACGCGGGCGAGGGCGAGCTGGTCGTGCGCTACGAGTACGTCGTCGCGCCGGCGCGGTTGCCGGGCTTCGAGGCCGCGCTGGCCGACCTCCGGCTCTCCCGCCTCCGCCTGGGTGGGTGGTCGTGGCGGGCCCGCGTCGTCGACGCGTCGGCCGACGGACTGCGGTGGGTCGAGACCTACCGCGTCGCCGGTCGCGAGGAGCTCCTCGAGCAGGAGACCGTCCGGTTGACCGTCCCCGAGCAGCGGCTCCGGCACGCCGTGCGACGCGAGGCCGTGCGCGTCGCAGGCCCGCACGTGCTGCTCCCGACCGACCCGACGGCCGACCCGGCCGACCCGGCCGACCCGACCGACCCGACCTGA
- a CDS encoding acyl-CoA dehydrogenase family protein encodes MVTLRYVTTPSFDLGPDHLELRDWVHSFAADVIRPAAPEWDEREEFPWPVLEEAAKIGLYSLDFFATQSFDQSGLGIPVTMEELFWGDAGIGLAIVGTALAAAGVSANGTPEQVGEWVPEMFGQPGDLRLGAFCSSEPDAGSDVGAMRTRATYDEATDEWVVNGTKTWATNGGLADVHVVTAVVDPDLRSRGQASFVVPPGTKGLSQGQKFHKHGIRASHTAEVVLDQVRVPGRCLLGGKEKLDARLARAREGTRAGGNASMATFERTRPAVGAQAVGIARAAYEVALDYAGTREQFGRPIIENQAIAFALADMKTSIDAARLLVWRAAWMASQGKTFEAAEGSMSKLVAGETAVKVTGQAMQILGGNGFTREYPVERMARDAKIYTIFEGTSEIQRLVIARAISGAQVR; translated from the coding sequence GTGGTTACCCTCCGGTACGTGACGACACCCTCGTTCGACCTCGGCCCCGACCACCTCGAGCTGCGCGACTGGGTCCACTCCTTCGCCGCCGACGTCATCCGCCCGGCCGCGCCGGAGTGGGACGAGCGCGAGGAGTTCCCGTGGCCGGTGCTGGAGGAGGCCGCGAAGATCGGGCTCTACTCCCTCGACTTCTTCGCCACCCAGAGCTTCGACCAGAGCGGTCTCGGCATCCCGGTGACCATGGAGGAGCTCTTCTGGGGCGACGCCGGCATCGGCCTCGCCATCGTCGGCACCGCCCTCGCGGCCGCCGGCGTCAGCGCGAACGGCACGCCCGAGCAGGTCGGCGAGTGGGTCCCGGAGATGTTCGGCCAGCCCGGGGACCTGCGCCTCGGCGCGTTCTGCTCCTCCGAGCCCGACGCCGGCAGCGACGTGGGCGCGATGCGCACGCGTGCGACGTACGACGAGGCGACCGACGAGTGGGTCGTCAACGGGACCAAGACGTGGGCGACGAACGGCGGCCTGGCCGACGTGCACGTCGTCACCGCGGTCGTCGACCCCGACCTGCGCTCGCGCGGCCAGGCGTCGTTCGTCGTCCCGCCCGGCACCAAGGGCCTCAGCCAGGGGCAGAAGTTCCACAAGCACGGCATCCGCGCCTCCCACACCGCCGAGGTCGTGCTCGACCAGGTGCGCGTGCCGGGCCGCTGCCTGCTGGGCGGCAAGGAGAAGCTCGACGCCCGCCTGGCCCGCGCCCGGGAGGGCACCCGTGCCGGCGGCAACGCCAGCATGGCGACGTTCGAGCGGACCCGCCCCGCGGTCGGGGCCCAGGCCGTCGGCATCGCGCGGGCGGCCTACGAGGTGGCGCTGGACTACGCCGGGACCCGCGAGCAGTTCGGCCGGCCGATCATCGAGAACCAGGCCATCGCCTTCGCGCTGGCCGACATGAAGACCTCCATCGACGCCGCCCGGCTGCTGGTGTGGCGTGCCGCGTGGATGGCCAGCCAGGGCAAGACCTTCGAGGCGGCGGAGGGCTCGATGTCCAAGCTGGTCGCCGGCGAGACGGCCGTCAAGGTCACCGGCCAGGCCATGCAGATCCTCGGCGGCAACGGGTTCACCCGCGAGTACCCCGTCGAGCGGATGGCCCGCGACGCCAAGATCTACACGATCTTCGAGGGCACCTCGGAGATCCAGCGCCTCGTCATCGCCCGCGCGATCTCCGGGGCCCAGGTCCGCTGA
- a CDS encoding FAD-dependent oxidoreductase, protein MTDFPHVFSPFALGSMTLKNRLVALPAGTSMAQGGVPTHGDTEHFERLAAGGVGLVIGGATVVHPTTTLRSRKLVEAYLEEFVPAAAAKVEVVHRHGARFIGQLCHLGREFIGGESDSPPVAPSAVKTARDAYPPHELTVPEIESIVEGWRISTAHLVAAGADGVEIHGAHGYLPAQFMSPLTNRRTDDFGGSFDNRMRFVRLVVEAMRSVTPEGFVLGVRLSGEEEVPGGMGVDDCVRIAGDLAGRGIDYVSITHGTRGTYVKDSTGPDAVAVPSAARVRAATGLPTLVGQRIRDAATADHIVRSGHADLVGMARALIADPDLPVKSRDGRLGEVRGCLGINQDCRAFDPHLHCAVNAEVGRGRHPAVGRRAAEVKDVYVVGGGPAGLEAARVAAGRGHRVVLFERARTLGGSARVAAASPHRATFIDVVDFLERELRRLRVEVNLAAGIDAEDLAEVRRLAGHVVVATGSRCAPVPAALEGRPAVTVDDAILGRLPDLSPRRAVVYDEGEGFWPAYSAAEALAQRGWRVTFATPLTALASRVPAESAGPLLTRLGAAGVDLRVAHALEVPAGASGPVLLRPVFGGPVLELDDVLTVWHRPRVPVLDLGPVADRSDPAVSVVGDCVSPRRLSHAIAEGYRAGAEI, encoded by the coding sequence ATGACCGACTTCCCCCACGTGTTCTCGCCGTTCGCCCTCGGCTCGATGACGCTGAAGAACCGCCTGGTGGCCCTGCCCGCGGGGACGAGCATGGCGCAGGGCGGTGTCCCGACCCACGGGGACACCGAGCACTTCGAGCGGCTCGCCGCCGGCGGGGTCGGGCTCGTCATCGGCGGTGCGACCGTCGTCCACCCCACCACCACCCTGCGCTCCCGCAAGCTCGTGGAGGCCTACCTCGAGGAGTTCGTGCCCGCCGCCGCGGCCAAGGTCGAGGTCGTCCACCGGCACGGCGCCCGCTTCATCGGGCAGCTCTGCCACCTGGGCCGCGAGTTCATAGGGGGCGAGTCGGACTCGCCCCCCGTGGCACCGTCGGCGGTCAAGACCGCGCGGGACGCCTACCCGCCGCACGAGCTCACCGTCCCCGAGATCGAGTCGATCGTGGAGGGCTGGCGGATCTCCACCGCCCACCTGGTCGCCGCCGGCGCTGACGGGGTCGAGATCCACGGGGCGCACGGCTACCTCCCGGCCCAGTTCATGTCGCCGCTGACCAACCGGCGCACCGACGACTTCGGCGGCTCCTTCGACAACCGGATGCGCTTCGTGCGGCTGGTCGTCGAGGCGATGCGCTCGGTGACCCCGGAGGGCTTCGTGCTCGGGGTCCGGCTCAGCGGGGAGGAGGAGGTCCCCGGCGGGATGGGGGTCGACGACTGCGTCCGCATCGCCGGGGACCTGGCCGGGCGCGGGATCGACTACGTCAGCATCACCCACGGCACCCGCGGCACGTACGTCAAGGACTCCACGGGCCCCGACGCGGTGGCCGTGCCGTCGGCCGCGCGGGTTCGCGCGGCGACTGGGCTCCCGACGCTCGTGGGTCAGCGCATCCGGGACGCGGCCACCGCCGACCACATCGTGAGGTCCGGCCACGCCGACCTCGTCGGCATGGCGCGGGCGCTGATCGCCGACCCGGACCTGCCCGTGAAGTCGCGGGACGGCCGCCTGGGCGAGGTCCGGGGCTGCCTCGGGATCAACCAGGACTGCCGCGCCTTCGACCCGCACCTGCACTGCGCCGTGAACGCCGAGGTGGGCCGGGGCCGGCACCCGGCGGTCGGCCGGCGGGCGGCGGAGGTGAAGGACGTGTACGTCGTCGGCGGGGGCCCTGCGGGTCTCGAGGCGGCCCGGGTGGCGGCCGGCCGCGGGCACCGGGTGGTGCTCTTCGAACGGGCCCGGACCCTCGGGGGATCGGCCCGGGTGGCGGCTGCGTCGCCCCACCGGGCGACGTTCATCGACGTGGTCGACTTCCTGGAGCGGGAGCTCAGGCGGTTGCGGGTCGAGGTCAACCTGGCCGCCGGCATCGACGCCGAGGACCTCGCGGAGGTCCGCCGGCTGGCCGGGCACGTCGTCGTGGCGACCGGCTCGCGGTGCGCCCCCGTCCCGGCCGCGCTCGAGGGACGACCGGCCGTCACGGTCGACGACGCCATCCTGGGCCGCCTGCCGGACCTCTCCCCGCGGCGGGCCGTCGTGTACGACGAGGGCGAAGGGTTCTGGCCGGCGTACAGCGCCGCCGAGGCGCTCGCGCAACGCGGCTGGCGGGTCACGTTCGCGACGCCGCTGACCGCGCTCGCGTCCCGCGTCCCGGCCGAGAGCGCGGGTCCCCTGCTCACCCGGCTCGGCGCGGCCGGGGTGGACCTGCGCGTCGCTCATGCCCTGGAGGTCCCGGCCGGTGCCTCGGGACCGGTGCTGCTGCGCCCGGTGTTCGGGGGTCCCGTCCTCGAGCTCGACGACGTGCTGACGGTCTGGCACCGGCCCCGTGTGCCGGTGCTCGACCTCGGGCCGGTCGCGGACCGCTCGGACCCGGCCGTGAGCGTGGTCGGGGACTGCGTGAGCCCGCGCCGGCTCAGCCACGCCATCGCCGAGGGCTACCGCGCCGGA
- a CDS encoding SDR family NAD(P)-dependent oxidoreductase, whose translation MTQHPHTSGRFAGQVALVTGGGSGIGAAVARQLAAEGCAQVHVADVAERNAADVAAGVGGVAHAVDVADAASVDAVVGSVVGTAGRLDVVVHTAGVDDPAAKARILAAQESGHPVDVLCELDDEAWRRVMSINLDGTFHVLRAAVRAMRPQGSGAIVTVGSSAAFDTLVGYPHYAASKAGVHALSQSVAKEAIAHGIRVNTVAPGPVDTPMASRTPAAVRQAMEATGAIGYASAEQLADNICYLASTGAGNVVGAVLLSNGGRFTV comes from the coding sequence ATGACGCAGCACCCCCACACCTCCGGCCGCTTCGCCGGACAGGTCGCCCTGGTCACCGGAGGCGGCTCGGGCATCGGCGCCGCCGTGGCGCGCCAGCTCGCGGCCGAGGGGTGCGCCCAGGTGCACGTTGCCGACGTCGCCGAGCGCAACGCAGCCGACGTGGCCGCCGGCGTCGGCGGCGTCGCGCACGCCGTGGACGTCGCGGACGCCGCCTCCGTCGACGCCGTCGTCGGCTCGGTGGTCGGGACCGCCGGACGCCTCGACGTCGTCGTGCACACCGCCGGGGTCGACGACCCCGCCGCCAAGGCGCGCATCCTGGCCGCCCAGGAGAGCGGCCACCCGGTCGACGTCCTCTGCGAGCTCGACGACGAGGCGTGGCGACGGGTGATGTCGATCAACCTCGACGGCACCTTCCACGTCCTGCGTGCGGCCGTGCGGGCGATGCGGCCCCAGGGGAGCGGGGCGATCGTCACCGTCGGGTCCTCTGCCGCCTTCGACACCCTGGTCGGCTACCCGCACTACGCCGCGTCCAAGGCCGGTGTGCACGCGCTGTCGCAGTCGGTGGCCAAGGAGGCCATCGCCCACGGCATCCGGGTCAACACCGTCGCGCCGGGCCCGGTGGACACGCCGATGGCCTCGCGCACCCCGGCGGCCGTCCGGCAGGCCATGGAGGCGACGGGCGCGATCGGCTACGCGAGCGCCGAGCAGCTCGCGGACAACATCTGCTACCTCGCCTCGACCGGGGCCGGGAACGTCGTCGGTGCGGTGCTGCTCAGCAACGGCGGCCGCTTCACCGTCTGA
- a CDS encoding FAD-binding protein yields the protein MQEIDLLVIGAGMAGLTAAARATRDGKRVVVLEVSDDVGGSARFAGYAWTAPSREVMDEVNPAGDETLRHALVDRFADGVAWIRSTGVEAREPVPVLGFGSGHQFDTNQYVDVCRRLVTEAGGEVRLRTTVERLLTEGGRVTGALAVGADGAAEELRAPWTLLATGGFQGDADLLAEHVHPRAGGMQLRSNPHSTGTGYRLAAEVGAATGHQDAGFYGHLVPSGITFADPSDFVDLSLYYSEHALLFNLENQRFTDETLGDHLTTMALLEQPESRGLLVADARVHRDWVVGSYVEGAVALDKFAVASRRGGRVGLAESLDELDYLPEEWGYDGAAVRAQVEAYNRASTAQEPVSPGRRRDPAPLDEGPWYVVECVPAVTFPFYGVLIDDSARVLGADGAPVPGLLCAGSDSGGLYDRAYAGGLASALVFGLAAARTATGGD from the coding sequence ATGCAGGAGATCGACCTGCTCGTCATCGGCGCCGGGATGGCCGGCCTGACCGCGGCGGCCCGCGCGACCCGCGACGGCAAGCGCGTCGTGGTGCTCGAGGTGTCCGACGACGTCGGCGGCTCGGCACGGTTCGCGGGGTACGCCTGGACCGCGCCGTCGCGCGAGGTGATGGACGAGGTCAACCCGGCCGGCGACGAGACACTGCGGCACGCCCTGGTCGACCGGTTCGCCGACGGCGTCGCGTGGATCCGGTCCACCGGGGTCGAGGCCCGGGAGCCGGTGCCGGTCCTCGGGTTCGGCTCCGGCCACCAGTTCGACACCAACCAGTACGTCGACGTGTGCCGCCGCCTCGTCACCGAAGCCGGCGGGGAGGTCCGCCTGCGGACCACCGTCGAGCGGCTGCTCACCGAGGGCGGACGCGTCACGGGCGCCCTCGCCGTGGGCGCGGACGGAGCCGCCGAGGAGCTGCGGGCGCCGTGGACGCTGCTCGCGACCGGCGGCTTCCAGGGCGACGCCGACCTGCTCGCCGAGCACGTCCACCCGCGGGCGGGTGGCATGCAGCTGCGGTCGAACCCGCACAGCACGGGGACCGGCTACCGGCTGGCCGCCGAAGTCGGTGCCGCCACTGGGCACCAGGACGCCGGCTTCTACGGCCACCTCGTCCCGAGCGGGATCACCTTCGCGGACCCCTCCGACTTCGTGGACCTCTCGCTCTACTACAGCGAGCACGCCCTGCTGTTCAACCTGGAGAACCAGCGCTTCACCGACGAGACCCTCGGGGACCACCTCACGACCATGGCGCTGCTGGAGCAGCCCGAGTCGCGCGGCCTGCTGGTCGCCGACGCGCGCGTCCACCGCGACTGGGTCGTGGGCTCCTACGTCGAGGGCGCCGTCGCCCTCGACAAGTTCGCGGTCGCCAGCAGGCGCGGTGGACGGGTGGGGCTGGCCGAGAGCCTGGACGAGCTCGACTACCTGCCGGAGGAGTGGGGCTACGACGGCGCCGCCGTCCGGGCCCAGGTCGAGGCCTACAACCGCGCGAGCACGGCGCAGGAGCCCGTCTCCCCGGGGCGCCGCAGAGACCCGGCACCGCTGGACGAGGGGCCGTGGTACGTCGTGGAGTGCGTGCCTGCGGTGACCTTCCCCTTCTACGGCGTCCTCATCGACGACTCTGCCCGGGTACTGGGCGCGGACGGAGCGCCCGTGCCGGGGCTCCTGTGCGCCGGGTCCGACAGCGGCGGGCTGTACGACCGTGCCTATGCGGGCGGACTGGCGTCCGCCCTCGTCTTCGGGCTGGCCGCGGCCCGCACGGCGACCGGCGGGGACTGA